One Terriglobia bacterium DNA segment encodes these proteins:
- a CDS encoding RluA family pseudouridine synthase, with protein MSQSTKSFTTTSEEAGKRLDQFLVAQLPEVSRARVQQLIEQDKVRVEGRAAKASLRLRGGERIEVLGEAQAPPLRALAEDIPLDIVYEDESLAIVNKPAGMMVHAGSGATEDARNRGTLVNALLHHFGSLSGVGGALRPGIVHRLDKATSGLMVVAKDDVAHRKLGKQFAGRTVKKTYIALVHGWPKQDRGTIESAISRDRVRRTRMTTRRSGGREAVSHYKVLRKMQSGYGKFALLEVKIDTGRTHQIRVHMASIGHPVVGDTLYGAPREMRDIKKKLPAISLGRNFLHAGAIEFAHPKTGAPVAFSRPLPPELEEFLVKIETV; from the coding sequence ATGTCCCAGTCGACAAAATCCTTCACGACTACCTCCGAAGAGGCAGGCAAGCGCCTTGACCAGTTTCTGGTGGCGCAGTTGCCGGAGGTCAGCCGGGCGCGGGTGCAGCAGCTCATCGAACAGGACAAGGTGCGGGTGGAGGGCAGAGCGGCCAAGGCATCATTGCGCTTGCGCGGCGGGGAGCGCATCGAGGTGTTGGGCGAGGCCCAGGCGCCGCCGCTGCGCGCCCTCGCGGAAGATATCCCGCTCGACATCGTGTACGAGGACGAGTCGCTGGCGATCGTCAACAAACCGGCGGGGATGATGGTGCATGCGGGTTCGGGAGCGACGGAAGACGCACGCAACCGCGGCACGCTGGTCAATGCGCTGCTGCACCATTTCGGTAGCCTGAGCGGGGTGGGCGGCGCATTGCGGCCGGGGATCGTGCACCGGCTGGACAAAGCCACCAGCGGGCTGATGGTGGTGGCCAAGGACGATGTCGCGCACCGCAAGCTGGGGAAGCAGTTCGCCGGGCGCACGGTGAAGAAGACGTATATCGCGCTGGTGCATGGCTGGCCCAAGCAGGACAGGGGGACGATCGAGAGCGCCATCAGCCGCGACCGGGTGAGGCGCACGCGCATGACCACCCGACGAAGCGGCGGGCGCGAGGCTGTGTCGCACTACAAGGTCCTCCGCAAGATGCAGAGCGGCTACGGGAAGTTTGCGCTGCTGGAGGTGAAGATCGACACCGGGCGGACGCACCAGATCCGGGTGCACATGGCGTCGATCGGGCATCCGGTGGTGGGGGACACACTGTATGGAGCTCCACGGGAGATGCGTGACATCAAGAAAAAGCTACCCGCCATAAGCCTGGGAAGAAACTTCCTGCACGCCGGCGCCATCGAATTCGCGCATCCCAAGACAGGTGCACCAGTCGCCTTTTCCCGGCCCTTGCCGCCGGAGTTGGAGGAATTTCTGGTCAAAATAGAGACCGTATAG
- a CDS encoding VWA domain-containing protein, producing MTKVERLRKVCAELHGQGHNVSSYNEKYPMKKPHPLLLVVLLVVLAAPVWAQAPGTAKQPPATAQQAAAEPSVEDSDLTIRKKVEEVNVIFTVTDKRGKFIKDLKQQDFRFLDDKRPPEAIKDFHSETDLPLRVGLLIDSSNSIAMRFRFEQEAAVEFLNQIVRPRSDLAFVIGFDTSAEVTQDFTDDVEKLSKGIRMLRPGGGTALYDAVYYACRDKLAKAPANGPVRRAIILLSDGDDNQSRVTREETIDMAQRAEVIIYAISTNTADMKGLPGDKVLERMSEATGGRAFFPFKIQDVSNAFTEIQEELRSQYQVAYKPAQLLPNGKFRSIEILAADKKYKVRARKGYFAPRQ from the coding sequence ATGACAAAAGTGGAGCGGTTACGAAAGGTCTGTGCCGAGCTTCACGGTCAAGGGCATAACGTAAGCAGCTATAATGAAAAATATCCGATGAAGAAGCCGCATCCGCTCCTCTTAGTCGTCCTGCTAGTGGTCCTAGCCGCGCCCGTATGGGCGCAAGCGCCTGGCACCGCGAAACAACCGCCGGCGACGGCCCAGCAAGCTGCGGCGGAACCCAGCGTCGAAGACTCCGATCTCACCATCCGCAAAAAGGTGGAAGAGGTCAACGTCATCTTCACGGTGACGGACAAGCGCGGCAAGTTCATCAAGGACCTGAAGCAGCAGGATTTCCGCTTCCTCGACGACAAGAGGCCTCCGGAAGCGATAAAGGACTTCCACAGTGAGACCGACTTGCCGCTGCGGGTGGGACTGCTGATCGATTCCAGCAATTCCATCGCAATGCGATTCCGCTTCGAGCAGGAAGCAGCGGTGGAGTTCCTGAACCAGATCGTGAGGCCGAGGTCGGACCTGGCGTTCGTGATCGGGTTCGATACGTCGGCCGAGGTGACGCAGGACTTCACCGACGACGTGGAGAAACTCTCGAAGGGAATCCGCATGCTGCGGCCCGGCGGAGGAACCGCGCTGTACGACGCGGTCTATTACGCGTGCCGGGACAAGCTGGCGAAGGCGCCAGCCAATGGCCCGGTGCGAAGGGCCATCATCCTGCTCAGCGACGGCGACGACAACCAGAGCCGGGTGACGCGCGAGGAAACCATCGACATGGCGCAGCGCGCGGAGGTGATCATCTACGCCATCAGCACCAACACCGCCGACATGAAGGGCCTGCCGGGAGACAAAGTGCTGGAGCGGATGTCGGAGGCGACCGGGGGGCGGGCGTTCTTCCCCTTCAAGATCCAAGACGTCTCCAACGCCTTTACCGAGATCCAGGAAGAGCTGCGCAGCCAGTACCAGGTGGCGTACAAGCCGGCGCAGTTGCTGCCCAACGGAAAGTTTCGCAGCATCGAGATCCTGGCCGCGGACAAGAAGTACAAGGTGAGGGCAAGGAAGGGATATTTCGCGCCGAGGCAGTAG
- a CDS encoding VWA domain-containing protein — MPIGHRARRGVSLFLCLLLCGAFSAWAQEAPKDQSKDQQEELPTFRATVNVVNLFFNVKDKKGGLIPNLAKGDFEVFEDGKTEAIKYFSAETNQPLTLGILIDTSASQMRVLPMEQEVGAAFLREVLNPKDLAFVINFDVNVELQQDFTNSSRDLRDALYRVKINSGSPQATGIPGVGGGPVPQHGTPKGTLLYDAIFLAADEKLKNEVGRKAMIILTDGEDQGSMMTLKRAVEAAQKADTIVYVLLIADRGFYYGMLGYSGDRDMKQVAEQTGGRLIEVGNKYQKVKEAFDQIAAELRSQYSLGYTPSNAAHDGAFRRVEIRSKQGYHIQTRKGYYAPTR; from the coding sequence ATGCCCATCGGCCATCGTGCGCGGCGTGGTGTCTCGCTGTTCCTTTGCCTGCTCCTGTGCGGAGCTTTTTCTGCATGGGCGCAGGAAGCGCCCAAAGACCAGAGCAAGGATCAGCAGGAAGAGCTTCCGACCTTTCGTGCCACCGTCAATGTCGTCAACCTCTTCTTCAACGTCAAGGACAAGAAGGGTGGGCTCATCCCCAACCTGGCCAAGGGCGACTTCGAAGTCTTCGAGGACGGCAAGACGGAAGCCATCAAGTACTTCTCCGCCGAGACCAACCAGCCCCTGACCCTCGGCATCCTGATTGACACCAGCGCCAGCCAGATGCGCGTTCTCCCCATGGAACAGGAGGTTGGCGCCGCTTTTCTCCGCGAAGTTCTCAACCCGAAGGACCTCGCGTTCGTCATCAACTTTGACGTGAACGTCGAGCTCCAGCAGGACTTTACCAACTCGTCCCGCGACCTGCGAGACGCCCTCTACCGGGTAAAGATCAACTCCGGCAGTCCGCAGGCCACCGGCATTCCCGGCGTCGGCGGCGGGCCAGTTCCGCAGCACGGCACGCCCAAGGGGACGCTGCTCTATGACGCCATCTTCCTCGCGGCGGATGAGAAGCTTAAGAACGAAGTCGGCCGCAAGGCCATGATCATACTCACCGACGGCGAGGACCAGGGCAGCATGATGACCCTCAAGCGCGCGGTCGAAGCGGCGCAGAAAGCCGACACTATCGTCTACGTCCTGCTCATCGCCGACCGCGGTTTCTACTACGGCATGTTGGGATATTCCGGCGATCGCGACATGAAGCAGGTGGCGGAGCAGACCGGCGGTCGCCTCATCGAAGTCGGCAACAAGTACCAGAAAGTGAAGGAAGCGTTTGACCAGATCGCCGCCGAGCTCCGCAGCCAGTACAGCCTCGGCTACACCCCCAGCAATGCCGCCCACGACGGCGCCTTCCGCCGCGTCGAGATTCGCAGCAAGCAGGGCTACCACATCCAGACCCGTAAGGGTTACTACGCTCCCACCCGTTAG
- a CDS encoding VWA domain-containing protein, with protein sequence MMRFSRAVAGVVMLAASLALGQQEHPDAPSAAKQQAGQSGSQLPDTPQPQQQPTFPKPGQAPPAEPAPRTSAPPSNIMPAVPHAPNSGVDSRDEMFKIIINVSQVFLPVTVRDDNGHLVEGLLRRDFSVFEDGVEQNINFFTSDPFPLSAAVVLDLNLSDGEMRKINETLGALVGAFSEFDEVGFYTYGSSVKRELDFSAMTDRFATALRRIKPKGQTGGVPVTSGPMAGGPSINGRPVDPGAPMVNYPGRESAVLNDAILLAARDLSKRERARRKIIFVISDGKEWGSHAGYDEVRKVLLSSEIAVYGVAVEEGALPVYRTAQKVHIPGGAYGNILDRYVKDTGGEVFAEMDRSAIEAAYARVTGTARNQYTIGYKAKVTVSGTYRNIEVVIHRGGLNVKAKPGYFPLPPGS encoded by the coding sequence ATGATGCGATTCTCCCGCGCGGTGGCCGGTGTGGTGATGCTGGCGGCTAGCCTGGCCCTGGGCCAGCAGGAACACCCCGATGCGCCGTCGGCGGCGAAGCAGCAGGCGGGGCAGAGCGGCAGCCAATTGCCGGACACGCCGCAGCCGCAGCAGCAACCGACGTTTCCCAAGCCGGGACAAGCCCCGCCCGCAGAACCGGCTCCACGCACCAGCGCTCCGCCGTCGAACATCATGCCGGCAGTCCCCCACGCGCCGAACTCGGGCGTGGACTCGCGCGACGAGATGTTCAAAATCATCATTAACGTCAGCCAGGTCTTCCTCCCGGTTACTGTGCGGGACGACAACGGGCACCTGGTGGAGGGGCTGTTGCGGAGGGATTTCAGCGTCTTTGAGGACGGAGTAGAGCAGAACATCAACTTCTTCACCAGCGATCCCTTCCCGCTGAGCGCTGCGGTGGTGCTGGACCTGAACCTCTCCGACGGCGAAATGAGGAAGATCAACGAGACGCTGGGAGCGCTGGTGGGCGCGTTCAGCGAATTCGACGAGGTCGGGTTCTACACCTACGGGAGTTCGGTGAAGAGGGAGCTGGACTTCAGCGCCATGACCGACCGATTCGCGACAGCGCTGCGGCGCATCAAGCCGAAGGGCCAGACCGGCGGAGTCCCGGTAACTTCGGGGCCGATGGCGGGCGGCCCTTCGATCAACGGGCGGCCCGTGGACCCGGGAGCGCCGATGGTCAATTACCCCGGGCGGGAGTCGGCGGTGCTCAACGACGCCATCCTGCTGGCGGCCCGCGACCTTTCCAAGCGAGAGCGCGCGCGGCGCAAGATCATCTTCGTGATCAGCGACGGCAAGGAGTGGGGCAGCCATGCCGGCTACGACGAGGTCCGCAAGGTCTTGCTCTCCAGCGAGATCGCGGTGTACGGCGTGGCGGTGGAGGAGGGGGCGCTGCCGGTGTATCGAACTGCGCAAAAGGTCCACATTCCCGGCGGGGCGTACGGCAACATCCTCGACAGGTACGTGAAAGACACGGGCGGCGAGGTGTTTGCGGAGATGGACCGGAGCGCGATCGAAGCGGCGTATGCGCGGGTGACGGGAACGGCGCGCAACCAGTACACGATCGGGTACAAGGCGAAAGTCACGGTGTCCGGGACCTACCGGAACATCGAGGTCGTCATCCATCGCGGCGGCTTGAACGTGAAGGCCAAACCGGGATACTTCCCGCTGCCGCCGGGCAGCTGA